In Hydractinia symbiolongicarpus strain clone_291-10 chromosome 4, HSymV2.1, whole genome shotgun sequence, the following proteins share a genomic window:
- the LOC130641221 gene encoding apoptosis-stimulating of p53 protein 2-like isoform X3, with the protein MVAYKETSRINNVGDYNRFGINRAQLTLQELQDLAERQRKQILYNSKELMEKQQQLMKMHQDFRTRLKKPESPRTQGVSPRSPVEPPPSPRGTKPSPKSPVGKREQDQYAKMLRETYSSVSRMQGRNSLQKEVDVRKFSNVELAHELEKVRAIFSSKQNELADAVKKVDVLTHELEQRKNGDSSWGSVPTPERINRRKKIQAAKDELDRLRNELIVRNEMNSQQSHQLQLQRDIIHEKKQELRDLNSRMNELNIALKKKGGKLDPNRKIPNHFVNGGQQVLFNQNYLQDTLSRKKKQVIQDINANHVTVPPPMSNGIVNGEKEDLPSVFQETPISGNQIWRNNHSLNIQTDGLNNKPSPLHSPSSSISSLSSLSSTSVTTPDDLSKPFPFSRDTAPPPPPRTTPTGVLKNRNEAEAKAPNEEFLAHLRAQKQKISKLQGELETVNKTLTPYTDSKLSMDSDKLRKYEQYGDATSSYIVDTLSKTKPPPPVKPKPAIAKKPVTTGEEGLDSVDRAAPGRKLSLLDDDVSDITPVEEHSSLLHKLTHEVLPKDANDQDGDEMSWPSPPTAENIPDEPDDFELSFADIDEINEIQTDLWSNSEESSVNSQNSYDSDFDDIEKAVVPVVISVSPDKMPPPILMKPDKPRKQKRRVVLEPFALLLDSALEGELDEVKEILKQVPDPSKPNPEGITALHNAVCGNHKDVVKYLVEVACDINLPDKNGWTPLHCAAFYNDTELCSYLVEHGASVFATTYADYQTPAHKCSRLDDNYDECFGYLHECKENVGRINGGLVHALYDYTSENDDELSFYCGDELTVLRRGDTVEKEWWWGRDRKGNTGYIPCNLVGNYPRIAAVV; encoded by the exons atGGTAGCTTACAAAGAAACAAGTAGAATAAACAATGTTGGTGATTACAACCGATTT GGCATCAATCGAGCCCAGCTCACATTACAAGAGCTGCAGGACCTTGCGGAGCGACAACGGAAGCAAATTCTCTACAACAGCAAGGAGCTTATGGAAAAACAACAGCAACTTATGAAAATGCATCAAGACTTTCGAACACGTTTGAAAAAGCCAGAATCACCAAGAACACAAGGGGTATCTCCACGGTCACCTGTGGAACCGCCTCCATCGCCAAGAGGTACAAAGCCGTCCCCAAAATCACCAGTAGGTAAACGAGAGCAGGACCAGTACGCAAAGATGTTGCGAGAGACGTATAGTTCGGTTAGTAGGATGCAAGGACGAAACAGTCTGCAGAAGGAAGTGGATGTCAGAAAGTTTAGCAATGTTGAACTCG CTCATGAGCTTGAAAAAGTACGTGCAATTTTTTCATCGAAACAAAATGAATTGGCCGACGCCGTGAAGAAAGTGGACGTTTTAACGCATGAATTGGAACAAAGAAAAAACGGCGATTCTAGTTGGGGTTCGGTACCTACTCCGGAACGAATAAATCGCCGGAAGAAAATACAGGCAGCTAAAGATGAGCTGGATCGACTACGTAACGAATTGATT gTACGAAATGAGATGAATTCTCAACAAAGTCATCAATTACAGCTTCAGCGAGATATTATTCACGAAAAGAAGCAGGAATTGCGCGATTTAAACAGTCGCATGAACGAGTTAAACATAGCGTTAAAGAAGAAAGGCGGTAAACTCGATCCCAACCGTAAAATACCGAACCATTTTGTGAATGGCGGCCAGCAAGTACTTTTTAACCAGAATTATTTGCAAGATACTCTTAGCAGAAAAAAAAAGCAAGTTATCCAAGACATCAATGCTAATCACGTGACCGTGCCTCCACCAATGAGTAACGGTATAGTAAATGGTGAAAAGGAGGACCTGCCCTCCGTGTTTCAAGAAACGCCGATTTCAGGTAATCAAATATGGCGGAATAACCACTCACTTAACATTCAAACAGATGGTTTAAATAATAAACCCTCTCCGTTACATTCTCCGTCTTCTTCTATTTCGTCACTCTCCTCCTTGTCGTCGACGTCAGTTACCACACCTGATGACCTCTCTAAACCGTTTCCATTCAGTCGTGATACTGCTCCACCGCCGCCGCCCAGAACGACACCAACGGGTGTTTTGAAAAATCGAAACGAAGCAGAAGCGAAAGCACCGAACGAAGAATTTCTCGCGCATTTACGAgcgcaaaaacaaaaaataagtaaacTACAAGGAGAACTGGAGACCGTAAATAAAACGTTAACTCCGTATACAGACTCGAAACTGTCTATGGACAGTGATAAGTTACGTAAATATGAACAATATGGTGACGCCACAAGTAGTTATATTGTTGACACGCTATCAAAAACTAAACCGCCACCGCCCGTTAAACCAAAACCTGCAATCGCTAAAAAGCCTGTAACGACTGGAGAGGAGGGTTTGGACTCTGTAGACCGAGCAGCCCCGGGTAGAAAATTGTCATTATTAGACGATGACGTCAGCGATATAACACCTGTGGAGGAACATTCATCTCTCCTACATAAATTAACTCACGAAGTTTTACCGAAGGATGCGAACGACCAAGATGGAGATGAAATGTCCTGGCCGTCTCCACCTACTGCGGAAAATATTCCCGATGAACCAGATGATTTTGAGTTGTCGTTTGCCGATATTGACGAGATAAACGAGATACAAACAGACTTGTGGAGTAACAGTGAAGAATCTTCCGTGAATTCTCAAAACTCGTACGATAGCGACTTTGATGACATCGAGAAAGCGGTTGTTCCCGTTGTTATTAGCGTCTCACCCGATAAAATGCCGCCACCGATATTAATGAAACCCGATAAACCACGCAAGCAAAAGAGACGAGTTGTACTCGAACCATTTGCATTATTACTCGATTCTGCATTAGAAGGCGAGTTAGATGAAGTAAAAGAGATTCTAAAACAG GTTCCAGACCCCAGTAAACCAAACCCGGAAGGAATAACAGCTCTTCATAATGCTGTTTGTGGAAATCATAAGGATGTAGTAAAATACCTCGTCGAAGTTGCGTGTGATATAAATTTGCCCGATAAAAATGGATG GACGCCATTGCACTGTGCAGCATTTTACAACGACACTGAACTCTGTTCCTACTTGGTAGAACACGGGGCATCTGTATTTGCCACCACTTACGCTGATTACCAGACCCCCGCTCACAAGTGTTCTCGTTTGGATGACAACTACGACGAATGTTTTGGTTATTTACACG aatGCAAAGAAAACGTCGGTAGAATAAACGGCGGATTGGTGCACGCACTATACGACTATACGTCAGAGAACGATGACGAGTTAAGTTTCTATTGTGGCGACGAACTTACGGTGCTGCGAAGAGGCGATACCGTAGAAAAGGAATGGTGGTGGGGTAGAGATAGGAAAGGAAATACAGGCTACATCCCCTGCAATTTAGTTGGT aattATCCAAGGATAGCTGCAGTTGTTTGA
- the LOC130641221 gene encoding apoptosis-stimulating of p53 protein 2-like isoform X2, producing MRAPGEVMAENIPPPALPSQSSPMLEGRSSPLRTSSPVPGKKGINRAQLTLQELQDLAERQRKQILYNSKELMEKQQQLMKMHQDFRTRLKKPESPRTQGVSPRSPVEPPPSPRGTKPSPKSPVGKREQDQYAKMLRETYSSVSRMQGRNSLQKEVDVRKFSNVELAHELEKVRAIFSSKQNELADAVKKVDVLTHELEQRKNGDSSWGSVPTPERINRRKKIQAAKDELDRLRNELIVRNEMNSQQSHQLQLQRDIIHEKKQELRDLNSRMNELNIALKKKGGKLDPNRKIPNHFVNGGQQVLFNQNYLQDTLSRKKKQVIQDINANHVTVPPPMSNGIVNGEKEDLPSVFQETPISGNQIWRNNHSLNIQTDGLNNKPSPLHSPSSSISSLSSLSSTSVTTPDDLSKPFPFSRDTAPPPPPRTTPTGVLKNRNEAEAKAPNEEFLAHLRAQKQKISKLQGELETVNKTLTPYTDSKLSMDSDKLRKYEQYGDATSSYIVDTLSKTKPPPPVKPKPAIAKKPVTTGEEGLDSVDRAAPGRKLSLLDDDVSDITPVEEHSSLLHKLTHEVLPKDANDQDGDEMSWPSPPTAENIPDEPDDFELSFADIDEINEIQTDLWSNSEESSVNSQNSYDSDFDDIEKAVVPVVISVSPDKMPPPILMKPDKPRKQKRRVVLEPFALLLDSALEGELDEVKEILKQVPDPSKPNPEGITALHNAVCGNHKDVVKYLVEVACDINLPDKNGWTPLHCAAFYNDTELCSYLVEHGASVFATTYADYQTPAHKCSRLDDNYDECFGYLHECKENVGRINGGLVHALYDYTSENDDELSFYCGDELTVLRRGDTVEKEWWWGRDRKGNTGYIPCNLVGNYPRIAAVV from the exons ATGCGTGCACCTGGTGAAGTCATGGCAGAAAATATACCACCACCTGCACTGCCAAGCCAATCCTCACCGATGTTGGAGGGAAGATCATCACCGTTACGCACTTCTTCCCCAGTTCCTGGTAAAAAG GGCATCAATCGAGCCCAGCTCACATTACAAGAGCTGCAGGACCTTGCGGAGCGACAACGGAAGCAAATTCTCTACAACAGCAAGGAGCTTATGGAAAAACAACAGCAACTTATGAAAATGCATCAAGACTTTCGAACACGTTTGAAAAAGCCAGAATCACCAAGAACACAAGGGGTATCTCCACGGTCACCTGTGGAACCGCCTCCATCGCCAAGAGGTACAAAGCCGTCCCCAAAATCACCAGTAGGTAAACGAGAGCAGGACCAGTACGCAAAGATGTTGCGAGAGACGTATAGTTCGGTTAGTAGGATGCAAGGACGAAACAGTCTGCAGAAGGAAGTGGATGTCAGAAAGTTTAGCAATGTTGAACTCG CTCATGAGCTTGAAAAAGTACGTGCAATTTTTTCATCGAAACAAAATGAATTGGCCGACGCCGTGAAGAAAGTGGACGTTTTAACGCATGAATTGGAACAAAGAAAAAACGGCGATTCTAGTTGGGGTTCGGTACCTACTCCGGAACGAATAAATCGCCGGAAGAAAATACAGGCAGCTAAAGATGAGCTGGATCGACTACGTAACGAATTGATT gTACGAAATGAGATGAATTCTCAACAAAGTCATCAATTACAGCTTCAGCGAGATATTATTCACGAAAAGAAGCAGGAATTGCGCGATTTAAACAGTCGCATGAACGAGTTAAACATAGCGTTAAAGAAGAAAGGCGGTAAACTCGATCCCAACCGTAAAATACCGAACCATTTTGTGAATGGCGGCCAGCAAGTACTTTTTAACCAGAATTATTTGCAAGATACTCTTAGCAGAAAAAAAAAGCAAGTTATCCAAGACATCAATGCTAATCACGTGACCGTGCCTCCACCAATGAGTAACGGTATAGTAAATGGTGAAAAGGAGGACCTGCCCTCCGTGTTTCAAGAAACGCCGATTTCAGGTAATCAAATATGGCGGAATAACCACTCACTTAACATTCAAACAGATGGTTTAAATAATAAACCCTCTCCGTTACATTCTCCGTCTTCTTCTATTTCGTCACTCTCCTCCTTGTCGTCGACGTCAGTTACCACACCTGATGACCTCTCTAAACCGTTTCCATTCAGTCGTGATACTGCTCCACCGCCGCCGCCCAGAACGACACCAACGGGTGTTTTGAAAAATCGAAACGAAGCAGAAGCGAAAGCACCGAACGAAGAATTTCTCGCGCATTTACGAgcgcaaaaacaaaaaataagtaaacTACAAGGAGAACTGGAGACCGTAAATAAAACGTTAACTCCGTATACAGACTCGAAACTGTCTATGGACAGTGATAAGTTACGTAAATATGAACAATATGGTGACGCCACAAGTAGTTATATTGTTGACACGCTATCAAAAACTAAACCGCCACCGCCCGTTAAACCAAAACCTGCAATCGCTAAAAAGCCTGTAACGACTGGAGAGGAGGGTTTGGACTCTGTAGACCGAGCAGCCCCGGGTAGAAAATTGTCATTATTAGACGATGACGTCAGCGATATAACACCTGTGGAGGAACATTCATCTCTCCTACATAAATTAACTCACGAAGTTTTACCGAAGGATGCGAACGACCAAGATGGAGATGAAATGTCCTGGCCGTCTCCACCTACTGCGGAAAATATTCCCGATGAACCAGATGATTTTGAGTTGTCGTTTGCCGATATTGACGAGATAAACGAGATACAAACAGACTTGTGGAGTAACAGTGAAGAATCTTCCGTGAATTCTCAAAACTCGTACGATAGCGACTTTGATGACATCGAGAAAGCGGTTGTTCCCGTTGTTATTAGCGTCTCACCCGATAAAATGCCGCCACCGATATTAATGAAACCCGATAAACCACGCAAGCAAAAGAGACGAGTTGTACTCGAACCATTTGCATTATTACTCGATTCTGCATTAGAAGGCGAGTTAGATGAAGTAAAAGAGATTCTAAAACAG GTTCCAGACCCCAGTAAACCAAACCCGGAAGGAATAACAGCTCTTCATAATGCTGTTTGTGGAAATCATAAGGATGTAGTAAAATACCTCGTCGAAGTTGCGTGTGATATAAATTTGCCCGATAAAAATGGATG GACGCCATTGCACTGTGCAGCATTTTACAACGACACTGAACTCTGTTCCTACTTGGTAGAACACGGGGCATCTGTATTTGCCACCACTTACGCTGATTACCAGACCCCCGCTCACAAGTGTTCTCGTTTGGATGACAACTACGACGAATGTTTTGGTTATTTACACG aatGCAAAGAAAACGTCGGTAGAATAAACGGCGGATTGGTGCACGCACTATACGACTATACGTCAGAGAACGATGACGAGTTAAGTTTCTATTGTGGCGACGAACTTACGGTGCTGCGAAGAGGCGATACCGTAGAAAAGGAATGGTGGTGGGGTAGAGATAGGAAAGGAAATACAGGCTACATCCCCTGCAATTTAGTTGGT aattATCCAAGGATAGCTGCAGTTGTTTGA
- the LOC130641221 gene encoding apoptosis-stimulating of p53 protein 2-like isoform X4, translated as MVQFKGINRAQLTLQELQDLAERQRKQILYNSKELMEKQQQLMKMHQDFRTRLKKPESPRTQGVSPRSPVEPPPSPRGTKPSPKSPVGKREQDQYAKMLRETYSSVSRMQGRNSLQKEVDVRKFSNVELAHELEKVRAIFSSKQNELADAVKKVDVLTHELEQRKNGDSSWGSVPTPERINRRKKIQAAKDELDRLRNELIVRNEMNSQQSHQLQLQRDIIHEKKQELRDLNSRMNELNIALKKKGGKLDPNRKIPNHFVNGGQQVLFNQNYLQDTLSRKKKQVIQDINANHVTVPPPMSNGIVNGEKEDLPSVFQETPISGNQIWRNNHSLNIQTDGLNNKPSPLHSPSSSISSLSSLSSTSVTTPDDLSKPFPFSRDTAPPPPPRTTPTGVLKNRNEAEAKAPNEEFLAHLRAQKQKISKLQGELETVNKTLTPYTDSKLSMDSDKLRKYEQYGDATSSYIVDTLSKTKPPPPVKPKPAIAKKPVTTGEEGLDSVDRAAPGRKLSLLDDDVSDITPVEEHSSLLHKLTHEVLPKDANDQDGDEMSWPSPPTAENIPDEPDDFELSFADIDEINEIQTDLWSNSEESSVNSQNSYDSDFDDIEKAVVPVVISVSPDKMPPPILMKPDKPRKQKRRVVLEPFALLLDSALEGELDEVKEILKQVPDPSKPNPEGITALHNAVCGNHKDVVKYLVEVACDINLPDKNGWTPLHCAAFYNDTELCSYLVEHGASVFATTYADYQTPAHKCSRLDDNYDECFGYLHECKENVGRINGGLVHALYDYTSENDDELSFYCGDELTVLRRGDTVEKEWWWGRDRKGNTGYIPCNLVGNYPRIAAVV; from the exons ATGGTGCAGTTTAAG GGCATCAATCGAGCCCAGCTCACATTACAAGAGCTGCAGGACCTTGCGGAGCGACAACGGAAGCAAATTCTCTACAACAGCAAGGAGCTTATGGAAAAACAACAGCAACTTATGAAAATGCATCAAGACTTTCGAACACGTTTGAAAAAGCCAGAATCACCAAGAACACAAGGGGTATCTCCACGGTCACCTGTGGAACCGCCTCCATCGCCAAGAGGTACAAAGCCGTCCCCAAAATCACCAGTAGGTAAACGAGAGCAGGACCAGTACGCAAAGATGTTGCGAGAGACGTATAGTTCGGTTAGTAGGATGCAAGGACGAAACAGTCTGCAGAAGGAAGTGGATGTCAGAAAGTTTAGCAATGTTGAACTCG CTCATGAGCTTGAAAAAGTACGTGCAATTTTTTCATCGAAACAAAATGAATTGGCCGACGCCGTGAAGAAAGTGGACGTTTTAACGCATGAATTGGAACAAAGAAAAAACGGCGATTCTAGTTGGGGTTCGGTACCTACTCCGGAACGAATAAATCGCCGGAAGAAAATACAGGCAGCTAAAGATGAGCTGGATCGACTACGTAACGAATTGATT gTACGAAATGAGATGAATTCTCAACAAAGTCATCAATTACAGCTTCAGCGAGATATTATTCACGAAAAGAAGCAGGAATTGCGCGATTTAAACAGTCGCATGAACGAGTTAAACATAGCGTTAAAGAAGAAAGGCGGTAAACTCGATCCCAACCGTAAAATACCGAACCATTTTGTGAATGGCGGCCAGCAAGTACTTTTTAACCAGAATTATTTGCAAGATACTCTTAGCAGAAAAAAAAAGCAAGTTATCCAAGACATCAATGCTAATCACGTGACCGTGCCTCCACCAATGAGTAACGGTATAGTAAATGGTGAAAAGGAGGACCTGCCCTCCGTGTTTCAAGAAACGCCGATTTCAGGTAATCAAATATGGCGGAATAACCACTCACTTAACATTCAAACAGATGGTTTAAATAATAAACCCTCTCCGTTACATTCTCCGTCTTCTTCTATTTCGTCACTCTCCTCCTTGTCGTCGACGTCAGTTACCACACCTGATGACCTCTCTAAACCGTTTCCATTCAGTCGTGATACTGCTCCACCGCCGCCGCCCAGAACGACACCAACGGGTGTTTTGAAAAATCGAAACGAAGCAGAAGCGAAAGCACCGAACGAAGAATTTCTCGCGCATTTACGAgcgcaaaaacaaaaaataagtaaacTACAAGGAGAACTGGAGACCGTAAATAAAACGTTAACTCCGTATACAGACTCGAAACTGTCTATGGACAGTGATAAGTTACGTAAATATGAACAATATGGTGACGCCACAAGTAGTTATATTGTTGACACGCTATCAAAAACTAAACCGCCACCGCCCGTTAAACCAAAACCTGCAATCGCTAAAAAGCCTGTAACGACTGGAGAGGAGGGTTTGGACTCTGTAGACCGAGCAGCCCCGGGTAGAAAATTGTCATTATTAGACGATGACGTCAGCGATATAACACCTGTGGAGGAACATTCATCTCTCCTACATAAATTAACTCACGAAGTTTTACCGAAGGATGCGAACGACCAAGATGGAGATGAAATGTCCTGGCCGTCTCCACCTACTGCGGAAAATATTCCCGATGAACCAGATGATTTTGAGTTGTCGTTTGCCGATATTGACGAGATAAACGAGATACAAACAGACTTGTGGAGTAACAGTGAAGAATCTTCCGTGAATTCTCAAAACTCGTACGATAGCGACTTTGATGACATCGAGAAAGCGGTTGTTCCCGTTGTTATTAGCGTCTCACCCGATAAAATGCCGCCACCGATATTAATGAAACCCGATAAACCACGCAAGCAAAAGAGACGAGTTGTACTCGAACCATTTGCATTATTACTCGATTCTGCATTAGAAGGCGAGTTAGATGAAGTAAAAGAGATTCTAAAACAG GTTCCAGACCCCAGTAAACCAAACCCGGAAGGAATAACAGCTCTTCATAATGCTGTTTGTGGAAATCATAAGGATGTAGTAAAATACCTCGTCGAAGTTGCGTGTGATATAAATTTGCCCGATAAAAATGGATG GACGCCATTGCACTGTGCAGCATTTTACAACGACACTGAACTCTGTTCCTACTTGGTAGAACACGGGGCATCTGTATTTGCCACCACTTACGCTGATTACCAGACCCCCGCTCACAAGTGTTCTCGTTTGGATGACAACTACGACGAATGTTTTGGTTATTTACACG aatGCAAAGAAAACGTCGGTAGAATAAACGGCGGATTGGTGCACGCACTATACGACTATACGTCAGAGAACGATGACGAGTTAAGTTTCTATTGTGGCGACGAACTTACGGTGCTGCGAAGAGGCGATACCGTAGAAAAGGAATGGTGGTGGGGTAGAGATAGGAAAGGAAATACAGGCTACATCCCCTGCAATTTAGTTGGT aattATCCAAGGATAGCTGCAGTTGTTTGA
- the LOC130641221 gene encoding apoptosis-stimulating of p53 protein 2-like isoform X1, whose product MRAPGEVMAENIPPPALPSQSSPMLEGRSSPLRTSSPVPGKKDMANAANGAIKGINRAQLTLQELQDLAERQRKQILYNSKELMEKQQQLMKMHQDFRTRLKKPESPRTQGVSPRSPVEPPPSPRGTKPSPKSPVGKREQDQYAKMLRETYSSVSRMQGRNSLQKEVDVRKFSNVELAHELEKVRAIFSSKQNELADAVKKVDVLTHELEQRKNGDSSWGSVPTPERINRRKKIQAAKDELDRLRNELIVRNEMNSQQSHQLQLQRDIIHEKKQELRDLNSRMNELNIALKKKGGKLDPNRKIPNHFVNGGQQVLFNQNYLQDTLSRKKKQVIQDINANHVTVPPPMSNGIVNGEKEDLPSVFQETPISGNQIWRNNHSLNIQTDGLNNKPSPLHSPSSSISSLSSLSSTSVTTPDDLSKPFPFSRDTAPPPPPRTTPTGVLKNRNEAEAKAPNEEFLAHLRAQKQKISKLQGELETVNKTLTPYTDSKLSMDSDKLRKYEQYGDATSSYIVDTLSKTKPPPPVKPKPAIAKKPVTTGEEGLDSVDRAAPGRKLSLLDDDVSDITPVEEHSSLLHKLTHEVLPKDANDQDGDEMSWPSPPTAENIPDEPDDFELSFADIDEINEIQTDLWSNSEESSVNSQNSYDSDFDDIEKAVVPVVISVSPDKMPPPILMKPDKPRKQKRRVVLEPFALLLDSALEGELDEVKEILKQVPDPSKPNPEGITALHNAVCGNHKDVVKYLVEVACDINLPDKNGWTPLHCAAFYNDTELCSYLVEHGASVFATTYADYQTPAHKCSRLDDNYDECFGYLHECKENVGRINGGLVHALYDYTSENDDELSFYCGDELTVLRRGDTVEKEWWWGRDRKGNTGYIPCNLVGNYPRIAAVV is encoded by the exons ATGCGTGCACCTGGTGAAGTCATGGCAGAAAATATACCACCACCTGCACTGCCAAGCCAATCCTCACCGATGTTGGAGGGAAGATCATCACCGTTACGCACTTCTTCCCCAGTTCCTGGTAAAAAG gaTATGGCAAATGCTGCCAACGGGGCTATCAAG GGCATCAATCGAGCCCAGCTCACATTACAAGAGCTGCAGGACCTTGCGGAGCGACAACGGAAGCAAATTCTCTACAACAGCAAGGAGCTTATGGAAAAACAACAGCAACTTATGAAAATGCATCAAGACTTTCGAACACGTTTGAAAAAGCCAGAATCACCAAGAACACAAGGGGTATCTCCACGGTCACCTGTGGAACCGCCTCCATCGCCAAGAGGTACAAAGCCGTCCCCAAAATCACCAGTAGGTAAACGAGAGCAGGACCAGTACGCAAAGATGTTGCGAGAGACGTATAGTTCGGTTAGTAGGATGCAAGGACGAAACAGTCTGCAGAAGGAAGTGGATGTCAGAAAGTTTAGCAATGTTGAACTCG CTCATGAGCTTGAAAAAGTACGTGCAATTTTTTCATCGAAACAAAATGAATTGGCCGACGCCGTGAAGAAAGTGGACGTTTTAACGCATGAATTGGAACAAAGAAAAAACGGCGATTCTAGTTGGGGTTCGGTACCTACTCCGGAACGAATAAATCGCCGGAAGAAAATACAGGCAGCTAAAGATGAGCTGGATCGACTACGTAACGAATTGATT gTACGAAATGAGATGAATTCTCAACAAAGTCATCAATTACAGCTTCAGCGAGATATTATTCACGAAAAGAAGCAGGAATTGCGCGATTTAAACAGTCGCATGAACGAGTTAAACATAGCGTTAAAGAAGAAAGGCGGTAAACTCGATCCCAACCGTAAAATACCGAACCATTTTGTGAATGGCGGCCAGCAAGTACTTTTTAACCAGAATTATTTGCAAGATACTCTTAGCAGAAAAAAAAAGCAAGTTATCCAAGACATCAATGCTAATCACGTGACCGTGCCTCCACCAATGAGTAACGGTATAGTAAATGGTGAAAAGGAGGACCTGCCCTCCGTGTTTCAAGAAACGCCGATTTCAGGTAATCAAATATGGCGGAATAACCACTCACTTAACATTCAAACAGATGGTTTAAATAATAAACCCTCTCCGTTACATTCTCCGTCTTCTTCTATTTCGTCACTCTCCTCCTTGTCGTCGACGTCAGTTACCACACCTGATGACCTCTCTAAACCGTTTCCATTCAGTCGTGATACTGCTCCACCGCCGCCGCCCAGAACGACACCAACGGGTGTTTTGAAAAATCGAAACGAAGCAGAAGCGAAAGCACCGAACGAAGAATTTCTCGCGCATTTACGAgcgcaaaaacaaaaaataagtaaacTACAAGGAGAACTGGAGACCGTAAATAAAACGTTAACTCCGTATACAGACTCGAAACTGTCTATGGACAGTGATAAGTTACGTAAATATGAACAATATGGTGACGCCACAAGTAGTTATATTGTTGACACGCTATCAAAAACTAAACCGCCACCGCCCGTTAAACCAAAACCTGCAATCGCTAAAAAGCCTGTAACGACTGGAGAGGAGGGTTTGGACTCTGTAGACCGAGCAGCCCCGGGTAGAAAATTGTCATTATTAGACGATGACGTCAGCGATATAACACCTGTGGAGGAACATTCATCTCTCCTACATAAATTAACTCACGAAGTTTTACCGAAGGATGCGAACGACCAAGATGGAGATGAAATGTCCTGGCCGTCTCCACCTACTGCGGAAAATATTCCCGATGAACCAGATGATTTTGAGTTGTCGTTTGCCGATATTGACGAGATAAACGAGATACAAACAGACTTGTGGAGTAACAGTGAAGAATCTTCCGTGAATTCTCAAAACTCGTACGATAGCGACTTTGATGACATCGAGAAAGCGGTTGTTCCCGTTGTTATTAGCGTCTCACCCGATAAAATGCCGCCACCGATATTAATGAAACCCGATAAACCACGCAAGCAAAAGAGACGAGTTGTACTCGAACCATTTGCATTATTACTCGATTCTGCATTAGAAGGCGAGTTAGATGAAGTAAAAGAGATTCTAAAACAG GTTCCAGACCCCAGTAAACCAAACCCGGAAGGAATAACAGCTCTTCATAATGCTGTTTGTGGAAATCATAAGGATGTAGTAAAATACCTCGTCGAAGTTGCGTGTGATATAAATTTGCCCGATAAAAATGGATG GACGCCATTGCACTGTGCAGCATTTTACAACGACACTGAACTCTGTTCCTACTTGGTAGAACACGGGGCATCTGTATTTGCCACCACTTACGCTGATTACCAGACCCCCGCTCACAAGTGTTCTCGTTTGGATGACAACTACGACGAATGTTTTGGTTATTTACACG aatGCAAAGAAAACGTCGGTAGAATAAACGGCGGATTGGTGCACGCACTATACGACTATACGTCAGAGAACGATGACGAGTTAAGTTTCTATTGTGGCGACGAACTTACGGTGCTGCGAAGAGGCGATACCGTAGAAAAGGAATGGTGGTGGGGTAGAGATAGGAAAGGAAATACAGGCTACATCCCCTGCAATTTAGTTGGT aattATCCAAGGATAGCTGCAGTTGTTTGA